GACCCTATCCCGGCTTCGTCCGGGCAAGGCGTTCAAAGCTGCTGAAAGAATTTCAAGCAGCTTTGAACACACCTTGCTATTTGCCAGTGCAAATAAAAATCCATCTACCGATGGATTGGAGTTGGCGGAGATTGGAACGTTCCCGGTTTCGGGGGCTTGGTTAGCCTGACCGATACCTTTCGGTTGCAAAGTAACGGGTATTAAAAATGCTGTGAAATAGCAGGTTATAGGACAAATGAGGACAAACGGGGACATTTGAGGACACCTTTCAAAAGGGGTTGTTTTTCTACGTTTATTTGTCCCGGATTTAAGAAAGAAAGCAATATGGATAGATGGAAATATGTAATGGAAAGCGGACGGAAAGAAAGCGGTTTTGAAAACTTGAAAACAAGATTTCAAGATTGCAATATTTCAAGAAAGCAAGAAAACAAACCGGATGGAATGATTGAAAGGAAACAGTCATTCAATCGGGAAAGCAAACTGTCTGCAAAGAAAGCAAGCTGTCTTTGTGGAATGAATGAAAACAAAGAAGCAAGGAAGAAAACAGGCAGTCTTTGTAGAAAGGTAGCAAGAAACAAGGAAAGAAAAAAAGAAGTCATTCTCTCTTTCGGAGTTTCAACATGGAACGAAAGAAAACCATCCGTCAATCTGTACGGATGGAATGAAATAAAGATGTATCACAAAAAAGAATTATTACAATGAAGAAAGAAACCTTGTATGTGGCTTTCTCCACCCAAAAAGGCGGGGTCGGCAAAACAACGTTCACCGTCTTGGTGGCAAGTTACCTGTATTATCTCAAAGGGTATAACGTGGCAGTCGTGGATTGCGATTACCCGCAACATTCCATTTCCGCCATGCGCAAACGGGATGCCGAACAGGTGAACAGTGATGAGTATTACAAACGGCTTGCTTTCAGCCAGTTCAAAGCACTGGGAAAGAAAGCGTACCCTGTCCTTTGCAGTTCACCGGACGAAGCGATAAAAACGGCGGATGAATATCTTGCGTCTGCCGGGATGGACTATGATGTGGTCTTTTTCGACCTGCCCGGAACGGTAAATAGCGAGGGTGTTATCAACTCCCTTTCAGGGGTGGATTATATTTTCACCCCCATAGCCGCCGACCGGGTGGTATTGGAAAGCAGCCTTTCGTTTGCAGTGGCTATCCATAAACTGCTGGTAAAGAATGAAGCGTGCCGACTGAAAGGGCTGCACCTATTTTGGAACATGGTAGATGGACGGGAAAAAACAGACCTCTACACCCTGTATGAACAGACTATCGGGGAATTGGAACTACCCCTGATGAAAGTATTTATCCCGGACACGAAACGATTCAAAAAGGAACTGGACGCACAGCGTAAAACCGTGTTCCGTTCTACACTGTTCCCGGCGGACAAACGGCTGGTAAAGGGCAGCAACATGGAAGAACTGATAACCGAAATCGCATACCTTATAAAACTGTAACGATATGGCAAAGCAAAGCGGCGGGAAACCGCAAATTGACGAGGGTTTTATGAAAGAGATTATTTCGCAGGGCTTACCCGTGAAGAAAAAGGAAACGCCAACAGTGACGGTGAAAACGGAAATAGAAACACCGGATAAACCGGACGATAAAACGGGTACAGTGGAAACGGGAGATAAACCGGAAATCAAGGCAGAACCAAAGGAAGAAAAAGCGGTGAAAGAACCTGCACACCGGAAAAAGAACACTCCGGGCGATTACGGGGAAACCTATTTCATGCGGGTGGACTTGACCGACCGCCAGCCGTTGTACGTCAGCCGTACCACCCACGAAAAGTTAATGAAAATAGTAACCGTTATTGGCGGGCGCAAGGCAACCGTGAGTAGCTATGTAGAAAATATCCTGCTCCGGCATTTCGACCAGTTTCAGGACGAGATAAACGAACTGTACGAAAGCAAATTTAAAAAGCCGTTCTGATATGTTGAAATGGTTTATTATCGGAACGCTCCTGTATTACGCCGTTCTCTTATGGCGATACCGGGATAGCTTGGGAACATGGTTCACGGATAGGAAAAAGCAGCCGGAACAACCGGAAAGTAAAACGACTGTGAAAACCGGAAACGGTGATTCTCTTGTAGGTGCAAGCCGTTACCGGATGGGACAAATGAGGACAAGCGGGGACATCTTAGGACACCTTTCAAAAGGGGTTGATAATGCTTCTATATTTGTCCCGCAAAGCGAGGAAACGGTAACGAAAACGCTTGATAACGAGCTGGCAGATGAAAAAAACGCCGATACCCCGCAAGCGATTGAAACCGAGTTTGAGATGGAGTTTGAAACAGAAGATGCGGAAGAAACGGACGTTTCGCCAGATGAAATTGAAGCGGAAGAAATCGCCTGTTACATGGGTGACGGTGAGCCGGAAATGGCGCAAGGTATCACGCTGGGGGAACTGGGTCAAATGGTACAGGTCATTCAGGTTAAGCAAGCGTCTGACACGGAAGAACGGCAAGCCGTTCAGACCATCTGCCGGACGGAAACAAACCTCTTTCATTCGCTGGTGGAACAGATTAACGGGGGCAGGTCACGGGTAGCGGAACTTTTACAAAAGCATGAGATACCCGTGCCTGCCATCGTCCCGGCTGCCGGAAGTAATGAAATGGCAGCCTTTGATATGAACGATTTTCTTTAATGGTAAACTTTAAATAAGTAAGATGATGAAACAAAGAGATTACGGTTAAACAGACCTTTTAGAACATGGGGAACACTCCCCACAACCACAAAAATTCAATTATTAATCACTCCGCCGGGCGGACTATCCAACCGTCCGGCAATTTAAAAATCAATATATTTATAATGAAAAAGAAAGTTCTCTTTTCAGCAGCCGTTCTTTTGGCTGCATCCTCCGCCTTTGCACAGGGTAACGGCATGGCGGGTATTACCGAAGCTACCAATATGGTAACCAGTTATTTCGACCCGGCGACAAAGTTAATTTACGCTATCGGTGCGGTGGTCGGCTTGATTGGCGGCGTGAAAGTGTACGGCAAGTTCAGCAGTGGCGACCCTGACACCAGTAAAACGGCGGCTTCGTGGTTCGGTGCATGTATCTTCCTGATTGTGGCTGCCACCATCCTACGTTCATTCTTCCTCTAAAGAAATGAGCTATGGCAGACTATCCGATTAACAGGGGAATAGGTAAGCCAGTTGAATTTAAAGGGTTGAAAAGTCAATATCTTTTCATTTTTGCGGGCGGGCTGTTAGCCCTGTTCGTGCTTTTCATCATTATGTACATGGTGGGTATCAACCAGTGGGTGTGCATCATCTTCGGCGTTACTTCGGCAACGCTGCTGGTATGGCTCACATTCCGGTTAAACGAAAAGTACGGGACACACGGGTTGATGAAATTGTCCGCACGCAAAAGCCACCCTTTCCATATTATCAACCGAAAAGCCATATCCCGATTATTCACTAAAAATCAGAAACAAGCATCGAAATGAGAAATATATTAAAAGCTACCACGCTGGAAAACAAGTTTCCACTGTTCACGGTGGAAAACGGGTGCATCGTTTCCAAAGATGCCGACATAACGGTGGCGTTCCGGGTGGAACTGCCCGAACTGTTCACCGTCACGGCAGCCGAATACGAAGCAATACATTCCGCTTGGAACAAGGCGGTAAAGGTGCTGCCCGATTATAGCATCGTACACAAACAGGACTGGTTCATCAAAGAAAACTATGCACCTGACATTCAAAAGGATGATTTGAGTTTCCTTTCCCGTTCCTTTGAACGCCATTTCAATGAACGACCGTTCTTGAACCATACCTGCTATTTGTTCCTGACGAAAACGACAAAGGAACGCAGCCGGATGCAGAGCAATTTTTCCACTCTTTGCCGGGGTTTCCTTGTACCCAAAGAGATAAAGGATATGGAAACGGTTACAAAGTTCCTCGAAGCGGTGGGACAGTTTGAAAGTATTATGAACGATAGCGGTTTCATTACCCTTACCCGTCTGACTTCGGACGAGGTAACTGGGACAAGGAAAACGGCGGGTATCGTGGAGAAATACTTTTCACTCTCACAGACTGACACTACCACACTGAAAGATATTTCACTGGGTGCTGACGAAATGAAGATTGGCGATGATATTCTTTGCCTGCATACCCTTTCGGATGCAGAAGATATGCCGGGAAAAGTAGGCACAGATACCCGTTATGAAAAGCTATCCACCGACCGGAGCGATTGCCGTTTGTCGTTTGCTTCCCCGGTGGGTGTGCTGCTCTCCTGTAACCATATTTATAACCAGTATATCTTTATTGACGACCATACGGAGAACTTGAAACAGTTTGAAAAGATGGCTCGCAATATGTACTCCCTTTCCAAATACAGCCGTGCCAATCAGATAAACAAGGCTTGGATAGAGGAATATTTGAACGAAGCCCATTCACAGGGGCTTATTTCCGTGCGATGCCATTGCAATATCATGGCGTGGAGTGACGACCGGGACGAATTAAAGCACATTAAAAATGATGTGGGGTCACAGCTCGCACTTATGGAATGCAAGCCACGCCATAACACCACCGACACGCCGACCCTGTTTTGGGCGGGAATACCCGGCAATCAGGCGGACTTTCCGGCGGAAGAAAGTTTCTATACATTCATCGAACAGGCTCTTTGCCTGTTCACCGAAGAAACGAACTACAAAAGTTCACTTTCTCCCTTTGGTATCAAGATGGTGGATAGGGTCACAGGAAAGCCGTTGCACATTGATATTTCAGATTTACCCATGAAGCGGGGCATTATTACCAACCGTAACAAGTTCATACTTGGGCCGAGTGGTAGCGGCAAGTCATTCTTTACCAATCACATGGTACGCCAGTATTATGAACAAAATGCACACGTGCTGTTGGTCGATACCGGAAACAGTTACTTGGGGCTGTGTGAAATGATTAACCGAAAAACGCATGGGGAAGATGGGATATATTTTACCTATACC
This is a stretch of genomic DNA from Parabacteroides chongii. It encodes these proteins:
- a CDS encoding ParA family protein; translation: MKKETLYVAFSTQKGGVGKTTFTVLVASYLYYLKGYNVAVVDCDYPQHSISAMRKRDAEQVNSDEYYKRLAFSQFKALGKKAYPVLCSSPDEAIKTADEYLASAGMDYDVVFFDLPGTVNSEGVINSLSGVDYIFTPIAADRVVLESSLSFAVAIHKLLVKNEACRLKGLHLFWNMVDGREKTDLYTLYEQTIGELELPLMKVFIPDTKRFKKELDAQRKTVFRSTLFPADKRLVKGSNMEELITEIAYLIKL
- a CDS encoding TraG family conjugative transposon ATPase, encoding MRNILKATTLENKFPLFTVENGCIVSKDADITVAFRVELPELFTVTAAEYEAIHSAWNKAVKVLPDYSIVHKQDWFIKENYAPDIQKDDLSFLSRSFERHFNERPFLNHTCYLFLTKTTKERSRMQSNFSTLCRGFLVPKEIKDMETVTKFLEAVGQFESIMNDSGFITLTRLTSDEVTGTRKTAGIVEKYFSLSQTDTTTLKDISLGADEMKIGDDILCLHTLSDAEDMPGKVGTDTRYEKLSTDRSDCRLSFASPVGVLLSCNHIYNQYIFIDDHTENLKQFEKMARNMYSLSKYSRANQINKAWIEEYLNEAHSQGLISVRCHCNIMAWSDDRDELKHIKNDVGSQLALMECKPRHNTTDTPTLFWAGIPGNQADFPAEESFYTFIEQALCLFTEETNYKSSLSPFGIKMVDRVTGKPLHIDISDLPMKRGIITNRNKFILGPSGSGKSFFTNHMVRQYYEQNAHVLLVDTGNSYLGLCEMINRKTHGEDGIYFTYTTENPIAFNPFYVEDGVFDIEKKESIKTLILTLWKRDDEAPTRAEEVALSNAVSSYIELITKDSSITPCFNTFYEYVRNDYRAHLQEKNVREKDFDIDNFLNVLEPYYKGGEYDYLLNSDKELDLLHKRFIVFELDNIKDHKILFPITTIIIMEVFISKMRKLKGIRKLILIEEAWKAIASANMADYIKYLYKTVRKYFGEAIVVTQEVEDIISSPIVKESIINNSDCKILLDQRKYLNKFDSIQNLLGLTDKERSQVLSINLANHPNRKYKEVWIGLGGTQSAVYATEVSLEEYYTFTTEETEKMELFALSEKLGGNLELAIKRLAESKRNPEK
- a CDS encoding DUF3408 domain-containing protein; protein product: MAKQSGGKPQIDEGFMKEIISQGLPVKKKETPTVTVKTEIETPDKPDDKTGTVETGDKPEIKAEPKEEKAVKEPAHRKKNTPGDYGETYFMRVDLTDRQPLYVSRTTHEKLMKIVTVIGGRKATVSSYVENILLRHFDQFQDEINELYESKFKKPF
- a CDS encoding DUF4134 domain-containing protein yields the protein MKKKVLFSAAVLLAASSAFAQGNGMAGITEATNMVTSYFDPATKLIYAIGAVVGLIGGVKVYGKFSSGDPDTSKTAASWFGACIFLIVAATILRSFFL
- a CDS encoding DUF4133 domain-containing protein yields the protein MADYPINRGIGKPVEFKGLKSQYLFIFAGGLLALFVLFIIMYMVGINQWVCIIFGVTSATLLVWLTFRLNEKYGTHGLMKLSARKSHPFHIINRKAISRLFTKNQKQASK